Proteins from a genomic interval of Papaver somniferum cultivar HN1 chromosome 4, ASM357369v1, whole genome shotgun sequence:
- the LOC113275390 gene encoding 40S ribosomal protein S11-like, producing MAEQTEKAYLKQLKVFQCSKVSGKGKRPGKGGNRYYKNVGLGFKTPREAIEGTYIDKKCPFTGNVSIRGRILAGTCHSAKMVRTIIVRRNYLHYVKKYQRYEKRHSNIPAHISPCFRVKEGDHVTVGQCRPLSKTVRFNVLKVIPAGSSGGGGKKAFVAM from the exons ATGGCTGAACAG ACGGAGAAGGCTTATTTGAAGCAACTTAAGGTGTTCCAATG CTCAAAAGTATCTGGAAAGGGAAAGCGTCCTGGAAAGGGAGGAAACCGATACTACAAGAATGTTGGTTTGGGATTCAAGACTCCCAGAGAAGCTATTGAAG GAACATATATTGACAAGAAATGCCCCTTCACTGGTAACGTTTCTATTAGGGGACGTATCCTGGCCGGTACTTGTCACAGTGCAAAGATGGTGAGAACCATCATTGTTAGGAGAAACTACCTTCACTATGTGAAGAAATATCAAAG ATACGAAAAGAGGCACTCTAACATTCCAGCTCACATTTCCCCATGTTTCCGTGTGAAGGAAGGTGACCATGTCACCGTTGGTCAATGCAG GCCATTGTCAAAGACAGTGAGGTTCAATGTCCTTAAAGTTATCCCAGCTGGTTCTTCAGGTGGTGGTGGAAAGAAGGCTTTCGTCGCCATGTAA